From one Candidatus Methylomirabilota bacterium genomic stretch:
- a CDS encoding lysophospholipid acyltransferase family protein yields MLYDVLKPVAFGVLRLLFRFRTLGSDNVPREGSVLLAANHVSLLDPPAVGAGAPRQLHFLAKAELFRIPLLGALIRRLNAHPVEREGADAGALRRALFLLREGKALLVFPEGTRGIEGTLGPGRAGAGMLAALSEAPVVPVYIRGTGHVLPRGGTRPRRVPITVAYGPPLRFARGRGKDRYQDISNEIMAAIGRLKAEVDGRATPLPVHSATTNHADRTARGPRPAGQLH; encoded by the coding sequence GTGCTCTACGATGTCCTGAAGCCAGTGGCATTCGGTGTCCTTCGCCTGCTCTTCCGATTCCGGACGCTCGGCAGCGACAACGTGCCACGCGAGGGATCCGTGCTCCTGGCGGCAAACCACGTGAGCCTCCTCGATCCCCCGGCGGTCGGCGCCGGTGCGCCGCGCCAGCTCCACTTCCTGGCCAAGGCCGAGCTGTTCCGGATTCCGCTGCTCGGCGCGCTCATCCGGCGCCTCAACGCCCATCCGGTCGAGCGGGAGGGCGCGGACGCCGGGGCGCTCCGCCGGGCGCTCTTCCTCCTGCGGGAGGGGAAGGCCCTCCTCGTGTTTCCAGAAGGGACACGCGGAATCGAGGGGACGCTGGGGCCCGGCCGGGCGGGAGCCGGGATGCTCGCCGCCCTCTCGGAGGCGCCGGTCGTCCCGGTGTACATTCGGGGGACCGGGCACGTGCTGCCGCGCGGGGGCACGCGGCCGCGGCGGGTCCCGATCACGGTGGCCTATGGCCCGCCGCTCCGGTTCGCCCGCGGCCGGGGAAAGGACCGGTATCAGGACATCAGCAACGAGATCATGGCGGCCATCGGTCGCCTGAAGGCCGAGGTCGATGGAAGAGCCACGCCGCTCCCCGTCCACTCGGCCACCACCAACCACGCGGATCGGACGGCCCGCGGGCCGCGGCCCGCCGGGCAACTTCACTAA
- the aroA gene encoding 3-phosphoshikimate 1-carboxyvinyltransferase has product MNARVRPVERFGGTLTVPGDKSISHRAVLLGAVATGVTEVHGLLEGADCLGTLAAVGALGVEVTRKAPGHYLVRGAGPEGLTEPDAVIDCGNSGTTARLLLGVLAGQPFTTVLTGDDSLRRRPMDRVVEPLGRMGARVLGKGGGRRLPLAIAGSRPLGPIRHVSAMASAQVKSAVLLAGLSASGPVTVVEPAASRDHTERMLAAFGADIAVGDRAVTLTPGPTLRGRLVQVPGDISSAAFFLVAGALAREGSVTVEGVGINPTRTGVLDALRDMGTRLEVVPGAAEGEPLADITVLPSRLGGAALGGTLVPRAIDELPVLAVAAAVASGVTEITDAAELRVKESDRIHALAVELGKMGADLEERPDGLRIRGSRGRALRGARVSSWGDHRLAMALVVAGLFADGPTLVEGIDCIATSYPDFVSTCRRVGGETCIEVVE; this is encoded by the coding sequence GTGAACGCGCGCGTCCGACCCGTCGAGCGTTTTGGTGGCACGCTCACCGTGCCCGGCGACAAGTCCATCTCGCACCGCGCGGTGCTGCTGGGAGCCGTCGCCACCGGCGTGACCGAGGTGCACGGCCTCCTGGAGGGCGCAGACTGCCTCGGCACCCTCGCCGCGGTCGGCGCCCTCGGCGTAGAGGTCACGCGCAAGGCGCCCGGCCACTACCTGGTCCGCGGCGCGGGGCCGGAAGGGCTCACGGAGCCGGACGCCGTGATCGATTGCGGGAACTCCGGCACCACCGCGCGGCTGTTGCTCGGGGTCCTGGCCGGCCAGCCCTTCACCACCGTGCTGACCGGAGACGACTCGCTCCGGCGCCGCCCGATGGACCGCGTCGTGGAGCCGCTCGGCCGCATGGGCGCGCGGGTCCTCGGGAAGGGCGGCGGCCGCCGCCTCCCGCTGGCCATCGCCGGCAGCCGGCCGCTGGGCCCGATCCGGCACGTGTCGGCGATGGCGAGCGCCCAGGTAAAATCCGCGGTCCTTCTCGCAGGCCTCTCGGCCTCGGGGCCGGTGACCGTCGTCGAACCGGCAGCGAGTCGCGACCACACGGAACGGATGCTGGCGGCGTTCGGGGCGGACATCGCCGTCGGGGATCGGGCGGTCACCCTCACGCCGGGACCCACGCTCAGGGGGCGCCTCGTCCAGGTGCCGGGGGACATTTCATCGGCGGCCTTCTTTCTGGTGGCCGGGGCACTCGCCCGTGAGGGCAGCGTCACCGTCGAGGGCGTGGGGATCAACCCCACCCGGACCGGCGTGCTCGACGCCCTTCGCGACATGGGGACCCGGCTCGAGGTGGTTCCCGGAGCGGCCGAGGGCGAGCCCCTCGCCGACATCACCGTACTTCCCTCACGCCTCGGCGGCGCCGCCCTCGGGGGCACGCTGGTGCCGCGGGCGATCGACGAGCTCCCGGTCCTGGCCGTGGCGGCCGCGGTGGCCTCCGGCGTGACGGAGATCACCGACGCCGCCGAGCTCCGCGTGAAGGAGTCGGACCGCATCCATGCGCTGGCCGTGGAGCTCGGCAAGATGGGGGCCGACCTGGAGGAGCGACCGGACGGGCTCCGCATCCGCGGAAGCCGGGGGCGCGCGCTCCGGGGGGCGCGCGTGTCGAGCTGGGGCGATCACCGGCTCGCCATGGCGCTCGTCGTCGCCGGACTCTTCGCGGACGGCCCGACGCTGGTGGAGGGCATCGACTGCATCGCGACCTCGTACCCGGACTTCGTCTCGACCTGCCGGCGGGTGGGCGGCGAGACCTGTATCGAGGTGGTGGAGTGA
- a CDS encoding prephenate dehydrogenase/arogenate dehydrogenase family protein, giving the protein MRSPLVGRLTVVGLGLLGGSVARGARARRIAGEIVGVSRRAATLAQAQAARAVDRATQDLAEGTQDADLVVLCAPVGALPELVRGAWPHLRSGAVLTDVGSVKAGVTAAADACEPRPGVGFVGGHPMAGSEQSGFAAADPDLFEGRLALLTPTARSPEAAVARVTEFWELLGSHVRLVTVDAHDRGVAAVSHLPHLAAYGLVAAADDDALGLAGPGFADTTRVAESAEALWADIFRANRAPLLESLARYRQVLDHWEALIRDGQWTALEAALGRAREIREKLP; this is encoded by the coding sequence GTGAGGAGTCCGCTCGTCGGACGGTTGACCGTCGTGGGGCTCGGCCTCCTGGGAGGCTCGGTCGCCCGAGGGGCGCGAGCGCGGCGCATCGCGGGAGAGATCGTGGGGGTCAGCCGCCGGGCGGCGACCCTGGCCCAGGCGCAGGCGGCCCGCGCGGTGGATCGAGCGACCCAGGACCTCGCCGAGGGCACGCAGGATGCCGATCTGGTCGTCCTGTGCGCGCCCGTCGGGGCGCTCCCGGAGCTCGTCCGCGGGGCATGGCCTCATCTCCGGTCCGGGGCCGTGCTCACCGACGTCGGCAGCGTCAAGGCGGGCGTCACGGCGGCGGCCGATGCCTGTGAGCCGCGGCCCGGTGTCGGGTTCGTCGGCGGTCACCCCATGGCGGGATCCGAGCAGTCGGGATTCGCGGCAGCCGATCCCGACCTCTTCGAGGGGCGGCTCGCCCTGCTCACGCCCACCGCGCGGTCGCCCGAGGCCGCGGTCGCGCGGGTCACCGAGTTCTGGGAATTGCTGGGAAGCCACGTGCGGCTGGTCACGGTGGATGCTCACGATCGCGGCGTCGCGGCCGTGAGCCACCTTCCGCATCTGGCGGCCTACGGGCTGGTCGCCGCCGCCGACGATGATGCGCTGGGGCTGGCGGGACCGGGCTTCGCCGACACGACCCGCGTCGCCGAGTCCGCCGAGGCGCTCTGGGCCGACATCTTCCGCGCGAACCGGGCGCCGCTCCTCGAGAGCCTCGCCCGTTACCGCCAGGTCCTCGACCACTGGGAGGCGCTCATCCGCGACGGGCAGTGGACGGCGCTGGAAGCGGCCCTCGGGCGGGCGCGCGAGATCCGGGAAAAGCTTCCGTGA
- the cmk gene encoding (d)CMP kinase — MTRHPVVTIDGPAGAGKSTVARGLAERLGYRYLNSGAIYRAVAWRVAAGAPLEEVLTQTRIEFRGTPTTQRILVNGQDVTEALGAAAISVLASTLSQRGEVRAFADALQRRIAEAGPLVVEGRDAGTVVFPQADCKFYLDASLEARARRRLAEAQSGGEPGNLGAVRDALAVRDRADRTRALAPLSRMPDATYIESSDLTVDEVIELMAKEVERVCSTMS; from the coding sequence GTGACCCGACATCCGGTCGTCACCATCGATGGGCCGGCCGGAGCGGGCAAGAGCACGGTGGCGCGAGGACTGGCCGAGCGGTTAGGATATCGATACCTCAACAGCGGCGCCATTTACCGGGCCGTGGCCTGGCGCGTGGCGGCCGGCGCTCCTCTCGAGGAGGTCCTGACGCAGACCCGGATCGAGTTCCGCGGAACCCCGACGACCCAGCGAATCCTGGTGAACGGCCAGGACGTGACCGAGGCCCTCGGGGCGGCCGCCATCAGTGTCCTGGCTTCGACCCTCTCGCAGCGGGGCGAGGTCCGAGCGTTCGCCGACGCCCTCCAGCGGCGCATCGCCGAGGCCGGCCCGCTGGTGGTCGAGGGCCGCGACGCGGGGACCGTCGTCTTTCCCCAGGCTGACTGCAAGTTCTATCTCGACGCCTCCCTGGAGGCCCGGGCCCGACGCCGACTCGCCGAGGCGCAGTCGGGGGGCGAGCCAGGGAATCTGGGGGCTGTCCGAGACGCTCTGGCGGTACGCGACCGGGCCGATCGGACGCGAGCGCTCGCTCCGCTCAGCCGGATGCCCGATGCGACCTACATCGAGTCGAGCGACCTGACCGTGGACGAGGTGATCGAGCTCATGGCCAAGGAGGTTGAGCGGGTGTGCTCTACGATGTCCTGA